From a single Lewinella sp. LCG006 genomic region:
- a CDS encoding S8 family serine peptidase, whose amino-acid sequence MRYLVWLSLVCVLSAGKSQVGNEILLNNDLIATPSVQRTSLPTIWPENNCDLVNGCYAIMQFDAMPLPARKLELAEIGISFHRYLNNNAYLVSNTQPEDFLLPEDILQVLPLESQHKRPNAPLNFGSGEENTTTYRLVGLPFPGVSLLKLAQALEDQGASILSFQDKWLTYEILIDDLPDVLACPLLQYTEAAPVAPIPEGHIGRSSSRIIRSMMGLPDMGEGIAISIGDDGGVVHLDFHGRLIDHTQYDTGSHAEMTTGMMAGAGNIDPAAAGSAPGATIHLFDIGSYTHVDLAPLHFEDFGTAITSTSFGEGCGEVYQLSTAEIDEQVYENPQILHVFSAGNHGADPCYNPYSWLGPTPGGNYYATITGGRKAGKNVLAIGNIDWTDELLSSSSRGPTPDGRLKPDLSALGQDDYTTGPNNTYRQSSGTSAAAPNVAGALGILYGYYRETHNNAYPSSALIKALALNTADDLGVAGPDFHYGWGRLNVRKALASLQAQNYRQEAIAHQQLQSFQLAIPSGAQRLKVMLYWHDPAGSVLSAKALVNDLDLRVEHPNGQQQLPWIPSSFPHLDSLGRAALPGVDRRNNVEQVVINQPAAGYYNLIVEGFEVPQGPQTYYLVYEIEMSPIELLSPQVGETFVPGESSLIVWDAISNGQPISLDVSYNNGQSWTGLATNLAPTTRSYAWQVPNTPTSQLKFRLRRGSTTLISQHLGVVSGVPEFIVEYQDANTALASWEPVPGAVAYKVYQLGDKFMEIVGNTSSLSFELDATVGENYWHAVAPVFPNGLSGRRANAQEYEHFGCETTVTLALQFDRYPGETSWYILDASGAIRNSGGPYTGTPAFSYREETICLPAGCFTLVVTDAYNDGMCCANGDGWFLLTDGYGNELVAGGEFNAISYDVFCLEDNGPPPLQASTSIVQEIDCAGDNTGIVGVSVTGGSGSYSYLWNTGSTQPTIVGLGTGVYSVVVNDGNQSITRTIALTAPAPLQFSFTVTPAICAQGSITLTPSGGTAPYQITWADGAAGGLRTGLAAGAYYAVITDANGCFTTTEINVQGAPPLTITLNPQSPNCQFANSGSISAAVTGGSGNYSYSWSNGATGNPFIGGLSAGNYSLTVTDGNCTSVANAQLVNPVGLSVSATSAGPSCHNEQDGWIALEVNTGTAPFFYFWGDGSQDAIRTGLSSGVYLVTVTDAAGCSAVRGISLQNPSELELNVNVTHATTGDNGAIVINIHGGIAPYTVTWENGAQGQSLFNLSPGLYTAYVTDQNGCMSSTEVWVNDESTDGPGLVYCESQGANTNYEWINAIFVNGSNYASGDDDGYGDYTSIVLPLQKNATHQLTLVPGYASTNYNEYWKVWIDYNRDGDFADPGEEIVSIGPNAGPVTAQFTPPNNVQGTTRMRVSMRYGSPATYCANINYGEVEDYTIEWMEGENANNGNNNFQVATGSSPSSTNEAARWMAFPNPTAGDIQLSGWTKTEEEVEIRLLDAHGRVISKDSRWLAGGHFTMPVILAFLPSGNYQVMIVGEKWQETLRIFKY is encoded by the coding sequence ATGCGATACCTGGTATGGCTTAGTTTGGTGTGCGTACTATCAGCAGGAAAAAGTCAGGTTGGAAATGAGATTTTATTGAACAATGATCTCATTGCTACCCCTTCTGTTCAACGGACGTCGCTCCCCACTATTTGGCCTGAAAACAATTGTGATTTAGTTAATGGTTGCTACGCCATTATGCAGTTTGATGCAATGCCCTTGCCTGCTCGGAAATTGGAGTTGGCAGAGATCGGCATATCCTTTCATCGGTATTTGAATAACAATGCCTATCTGGTGAGCAATACCCAGCCGGAAGATTTTCTGTTGCCCGAGGATATACTCCAGGTTTTACCCCTCGAATCTCAGCATAAAAGGCCCAATGCTCCCCTGAATTTCGGTAGCGGTGAAGAAAACACCACCACTTATCGGCTCGTGGGCTTACCTTTTCCCGGAGTGAGCCTCCTAAAACTGGCACAGGCACTCGAAGATCAAGGGGCTTCTATTTTGTCTTTTCAGGACAAATGGTTGACCTACGAAATTTTGATTGACGACTTGCCCGATGTTCTAGCTTGCCCACTTTTGCAATACACGGAAGCGGCACCAGTAGCTCCAATTCCAGAAGGGCATATTGGGCGTTCAAGCAGCAGAATCATTCGCTCAATGATGGGCTTGCCCGACATGGGCGAAGGTATCGCCATTTCCATTGGTGATGATGGAGGAGTAGTACATCTCGATTTTCATGGTCGACTGATTGATCACACCCAGTACGATACGGGTAGCCATGCCGAAATGACTACTGGCATGATGGCTGGAGCCGGAAATATCGACCCCGCGGCGGCAGGGAGTGCCCCAGGAGCCACCATTCATCTTTTTGACATTGGCTCGTACACCCATGTAGACCTGGCACCACTTCATTTTGAGGATTTCGGGACGGCCATTACCTCTACTTCTTTTGGAGAAGGCTGTGGCGAGGTATATCAGCTTTCTACTGCAGAAATTGATGAGCAGGTCTATGAGAACCCCCAAATATTGCACGTGTTTTCTGCGGGTAATCACGGTGCCGACCCCTGTTATAATCCATACAGCTGGTTGGGGCCCACTCCAGGTGGCAACTATTACGCAACAATTACTGGTGGGCGGAAAGCAGGCAAAAATGTGCTTGCTATTGGTAACATAGACTGGACCGATGAGCTTCTTTCCAGTAGTAGCCGTGGCCCAACCCCTGATGGTCGTTTGAAGCCTGATCTCAGTGCTTTGGGACAAGATGATTATACTACCGGACCCAACAACACTTACCGCCAAAGCTCGGGTACTTCTGCTGCAGCACCCAATGTGGCTGGCGCACTGGGTATTCTCTACGGTTACTATCGTGAAACCCATAACAATGCTTATCCTTCCTCTGCCTTGATCAAGGCATTGGCCTTAAATACAGCAGACGACTTGGGCGTAGCTGGCCCTGATTTTCATTACGGATGGGGGCGTTTAAACGTCCGTAAGGCACTGGCCAGTTTACAGGCCCAAAATTATCGTCAGGAAGCCATTGCTCACCAACAATTGCAATCTTTTCAGTTGGCTATCCCCAGTGGTGCCCAACGCCTGAAAGTGATGTTGTACTGGCACGATCCTGCGGGTAGTGTGCTGAGTGCCAAGGCATTGGTGAATGACCTTGATTTGCGCGTAGAACACCCCAATGGCCAGCAGCAATTGCCTTGGATCCCCAGTTCCTTTCCTCACCTTGATAGCCTGGGAAGAGCGGCGCTACCTGGTGTAGATCGCCGTAACAATGTCGAGCAAGTTGTGATTAATCAGCCTGCTGCGGGGTATTACAACTTGATTGTAGAAGGTTTTGAAGTACCTCAAGGACCACAAACTTACTATCTGGTTTACGAAATAGAAATGTCTCCCATCGAACTACTTAGTCCCCAAGTAGGGGAGACGTTTGTACCGGGAGAATCTTCTTTAATTGTTTGGGACGCAATCAGCAACGGGCAGCCTATCTCGCTGGATGTTTCTTACAACAATGGTCAGAGCTGGACAGGTTTAGCGACAAACCTGGCACCTACCACCCGTTCTTACGCATGGCAAGTGCCTAATACACCTACCAGTCAGTTGAAGTTTCGACTTCGTCGTGGTAGTACGACCTTGATTTCTCAGCATTTAGGCGTTGTTTCAGGTGTCCCTGAATTTATCGTGGAATACCAGGATGCAAATACAGCCCTGGCGAGTTGGGAACCTGTCCCCGGCGCTGTAGCGTATAAAGTGTATCAGTTGGGAGATAAGTTCATGGAAATTGTTGGGAATACCTCCAGCTTGAGTTTTGAATTAGATGCTACCGTCGGTGAAAATTATTGGCATGCAGTAGCGCCAGTTTTTCCAAATGGACTGAGTGGTCGCCGAGCCAACGCACAGGAGTACGAGCATTTTGGTTGTGAAACAACGGTAACCCTGGCCTTACAATTTGACCGCTACCCAGGTGAAACCTCTTGGTACATCCTGGATGCTTCGGGAGCTATCAGAAACTCGGGGGGGCCTTATACAGGAACGCCAGCATTTAGTTATCGTGAAGAAACCATCTGTTTACCTGCTGGTTGCTTTACCTTGGTGGTGACCGATGCTTATAACGATGGCATGTGCTGTGCCAATGGTGATGGCTGGTTTTTACTCACCGATGGTTACGGTAACGAATTGGTGGCTGGTGGTGAATTTAATGCCATCAGTTATGATGTTTTCTGCCTTGAAGACAACGGTCCTCCACCGCTACAGGCATCAACGAGTATCGTTCAGGAGATTGATTGTGCAGGGGATAATACGGGCATTGTTGGTGTCAGTGTTACTGGAGGAAGTGGCTCGTACTCCTATCTTTGGAATACGGGATCTACTCAACCAACAATTGTTGGTCTAGGAACAGGCGTTTATTCAGTAGTCGTCAATGATGGTAATCAATCCATCACACGTACTATTGCACTTACAGCACCTGCACCACTACAATTCAGTTTTACAGTGACCCCAGCCATCTGTGCTCAAGGAAGCATTACATTAACGCCAAGTGGAGGCACAGCCCCCTATCAAATCACTTGGGCGGATGGAGCCGCAGGAGGGCTGCGGACCGGGCTCGCTGCCGGTGCGTATTACGCAGTGATTACCGATGCCAATGGTTGTTTTACAACCACTGAGATTAATGTACAAGGAGCTCCACCATTGACGATTACCCTTAATCCTCAATCTCCCAACTGCCAGTTTGCCAATAGCGGCAGCATTAGTGCCGCCGTTACTGGTGGAAGCGGAAATTACAGCTACAGCTGGAGTAATGGTGCGACCGGTAATCCTTTTATCGGCGGACTTTCTGCGGGCAACTATTCCCTTACGGTGACGGATGGCAACTGTACTTCCGTAGCTAATGCCCAGTTGGTGAACCCCGTTGGGCTTTCAGTATCAGCTACGAGTGCCGGCCCAAGTTGCCATAATGAACAAGATGGTTGGATCGCACTAGAGGTAAATACAGGTACCGCACCCTTCTTCTACTTTTGGGGTGATGGATCCCAAGATGCTATTCGTACGGGTTTGAGCAGCGGTGTGTATTTGGTGACGGTCACAGATGCAGCAGGGTGCAGTGCAGTGCGTGGTATTTCACTACAAAACCCTAGCGAATTGGAATTAAATGTCAACGTCACCCATGCGACCACAGGAGATAATGGGGCCATTGTGATTAATATCCATGGCGGAATAGCGCCTTACACAGTAACGTGGGAAAATGGTGCGCAGGGGCAATCACTTTTCAATCTTTCTCCAGGACTTTATACCGCCTATGTTACCGACCAAAATGGTTGTATGAGCAGTACGGAGGTTTGGGTCAATGATGAAAGTACCGATGGCCCGGGCTTGGTGTATTGTGAATCGCAAGGAGCCAATACGAATTATGAATGGATCAACGCCATTTTTGTTAACGGAAGTAACTACGCCAGCGGAGATGATGATGGTTATGGAGATTATACCTCAATCGTCTTGCCCTTGCAGAAAAATGCTACACATCAACTGACGTTGGTTCCTGGTTATGCCAGTACCAATTACAATGAGTATTGGAAAGTATGGATTGATTATAACCGTGATGGTGATTTTGCTGATCCAGGCGAAGAGATTGTATCCATCGGGCCAAATGCCGGACCGGTCACGGCTCAATTCACACCTCCAAATAATGTCCAAGGGACGACCAGGATGAGGGTTTCCATGCGTTACGGCAGTCCTGCCACCTACTGTGCAAACATCAATTATGGAGAAGTAGAGGACTATACGATTGAATGGATGGAAGGTGAAAATGCGAATAACGGGAATAACAACTTTCAGGTTGCTACCGGTAGCTCTCCTTCAAGTACAAATGAGGCTGCTAGATGGATGGCATTCCCCAATCCTACGGCGGGTGATATCCAACTAAGTGGTTGGACGAAGACGGAAGAAGAGGTGGAAATTCGCTTGCTGGATGCGCATGGTCGTGTCATCAGCAAGGATAGCCGATGGTTGGCTGGCGGTCATTTTACGATGCCTGTTATCCTGGCTTTCTTGCCTTCAGGAAACTACCAGGTCATGATCGTTGGAGAAAAATGGCAGGAAACCCTCCGTATATTTAAGTACTGA
- a CDS encoding tetratricopeptide repeat protein encodes MRQINKLFWIAISLVVLTACTTQKKKGELSTVGKLWHNTTAHYNGYFNANEIIEASKLQLAEQHQDNYLELLDIYEYTEVDNPKAIAEQVDEALKKVTIVINLHPYSQWSDDCYLLAGKALYLKQDYEGAEKAFRFLLNEYPPEDEAAKAEQKKKSGRSGKSGSRSKSGGNKNTSTSAGLEGEKPLTTKQRQRARKKYNREVQKRKKQREKARRQGKTPPKDPEAAPATETPAPTPEKTTPTTTDELPPVGMVRLGKDPVATDPNGDTDQYKLKHRPAYQEGQLWLARTYIERDNYNAARRILNQMEKNPATFKDLRSEIAVAMAHMAIKEGDYDIAAQALDEAVDRANNKEEKARYAFIQAQLYQKLGNSQGAYAAYEQVVKLKPNYPMEFAARLNMSQNAYLSGKGSATEAIANLERMLKDEKNVLYQDQIYFAMAGIQLAQGNEIEGIAYLEQSLSVPSSNTAQQAEAYYILANLYYAKEDYLTAKVYYDSALSVMSPSDERYGQTERLRNNLVDIARNLEIITLQDSLLRIATMTPEEQAELAKKLYEAKGVGSNDSNTNDKFNPAGTARVAMSGTPSAGPALRNESTFFAYDERVMKRGAREFNRRWGERPLEDNWRRSNRSDASFSSTEEIEEIDINLLTQEQIDKILADVPKDNGAQEGARLQIKKAMFELGRLYRDRLENNQKCVEILEELNERFPGHLHELDSWYYLYLAHTDLNNSAKAEVYKDKILQKYPTSTFGQILVNPNYAQEFMDEERQLNRNYDEVYRLFEAGQFEEVITKSKTNAGRLVGKHPLKPRYALLTAMSTGNTEGKEAYISELQKVIATYPDSPEETRAKEILRLLGGAGASLPGNTQETSGAFQVADNELHYVIIVFESDDIDLNANKIKVSDYNRKYHNLDKLRISNVYLGQSNDVPVLVLRRFKDKDAAMSYYDGIQKNGADFINASEVPFQVFPITQSNYREVLRNRSVEGYGAFFQESY; translated from the coding sequence TTGAGACAGATTAACAAGCTCTTTTGGATAGCAATCAGCCTGGTAGTACTCACGGCGTGTACTACCCAAAAGAAGAAGGGAGAGCTATCGACCGTGGGGAAATTATGGCACAATACCACGGCTCATTATAATGGCTATTTTAACGCCAATGAGATCATTGAAGCATCAAAATTACAACTCGCGGAGCAACACCAAGACAATTATCTTGAATTGCTGGACATCTACGAATACACCGAAGTAGATAATCCTAAAGCTATCGCAGAGCAGGTGGATGAGGCGCTTAAAAAAGTAACGATTGTTATCAATCTCCATCCTTATAGCCAGTGGTCTGACGACTGTTACCTATTGGCGGGCAAGGCCCTTTATCTTAAACAAGATTATGAAGGGGCAGAAAAGGCCTTTCGTTTTCTCTTGAATGAGTACCCTCCCGAGGATGAGGCTGCTAAAGCAGAACAAAAGAAGAAAAGTGGTCGCAGTGGGAAATCGGGTTCCCGCAGCAAGTCAGGAGGTAACAAGAACACCAGTACCTCTGCAGGTCTGGAAGGTGAAAAACCGCTGACGACCAAACAGCGCCAACGCGCACGAAAAAAATACAACCGGGAAGTACAGAAACGTAAGAAGCAAAGAGAAAAAGCACGCCGCCAAGGCAAAACACCTCCTAAGGATCCAGAAGCAGCACCAGCAACGGAAACGCCTGCTCCCACTCCCGAAAAAACCACGCCAACGACTACTGATGAGTTACCTCCAGTAGGTATGGTTCGCCTTGGCAAAGATCCCGTTGCTACAGATCCAAATGGCGATACCGACCAGTATAAACTCAAGCATCGCCCTGCTTACCAGGAAGGTCAGCTGTGGTTAGCGCGTACCTACATCGAAAGAGACAACTACAATGCCGCCCGCCGCATCTTGAACCAGATGGAGAAAAATCCGGCGACCTTCAAAGATTTACGCAGTGAAATTGCCGTAGCAATGGCCCACATGGCAATCAAGGAAGGTGATTATGACATTGCTGCCCAAGCATTAGACGAAGCCGTTGACCGTGCCAACAATAAGGAAGAAAAGGCCCGCTATGCTTTCATTCAGGCACAGCTTTATCAGAAATTAGGCAATAGCCAAGGTGCTTATGCGGCCTACGAGCAGGTGGTTAAGCTCAAACCCAATTATCCTATGGAGTTTGCTGCGCGTCTGAACATGTCGCAAAACGCCTACTTATCGGGTAAAGGTTCTGCTACCGAGGCCATCGCTAATCTGGAGCGTATGCTCAAAGATGAAAAGAACGTACTTTACCAAGATCAGATTTACTTTGCCATGGCAGGTATTCAGCTGGCACAGGGTAACGAAATCGAAGGAATAGCCTACCTTGAGCAAAGCCTAAGTGTACCCAGTTCCAATACGGCTCAACAGGCCGAAGCGTATTACATCCTGGCCAACCTCTATTATGCAAAAGAGGATTATCTCACCGCAAAAGTCTATTACGACAGTGCACTCAGCGTAATGAGCCCCAGCGATGAACGCTATGGACAAACCGAGCGCTTGCGTAATAATCTGGTAGATATTGCCCGTAACTTGGAAATCATTACCCTTCAGGACAGCCTCTTGAGGATTGCGACAATGACTCCGGAGGAACAAGCAGAATTGGCTAAAAAACTTTACGAAGCCAAAGGCGTAGGAAGTAATGACAGTAATACCAACGACAAATTCAACCCTGCAGGTACCGCACGAGTAGCGATGTCTGGAACGCCATCAGCAGGGCCAGCCCTGCGCAACGAATCCACTTTCTTTGCCTACGATGAACGTGTCATGAAGCGCGGTGCCCGGGAATTTAACCGCCGTTGGGGTGAACGACCACTGGAAGATAACTGGCGACGGAGCAACCGCTCAGATGCCAGCTTCAGCTCGACCGAAGAAATTGAGGAAATTGACATCAACCTGCTCACCCAGGAACAAATCGATAAGATTCTCGCCGATGTCCCCAAAGACAATGGGGCGCAAGAAGGTGCCCGTCTTCAGATCAAGAAGGCCATGTTTGAATTGGGGCGCCTATACCGCGATCGCCTGGAAAACAACCAGAAGTGTGTGGAAATTCTGGAGGAACTCAACGAACGTTTTCCCGGACATCTTCACGAACTCGACAGCTGGTATTATCTCTACTTAGCACATACCGACCTCAACAATAGCGCAAAAGCCGAGGTATACAAGGACAAAATCCTGCAGAAATATCCGACGTCTACTTTCGGTCAGATTTTGGTTAACCCCAACTACGCGCAGGAATTCATGGATGAAGAGCGCCAATTGAACCGTAATTACGATGAGGTTTACCGGCTTTTTGAGGCCGGACAATTCGAGGAGGTTATCACCAAATCTAAAACCAATGCTGGTCGCTTGGTGGGCAAACACCCCCTGAAACCACGTTATGCGCTGCTCACCGCTATGAGTACCGGTAATACGGAAGGAAAAGAGGCTTACATCAGTGAATTGCAAAAGGTCATTGCAACCTATCCCGACTCTCCCGAGGAAACGCGTGCCAAAGAAATCTTGCGTTTATTGGGTGGTGCAGGAGCCAGCTTACCAGGCAATACCCAAGAGACCAGTGGTGCCTTCCAGGTGGCAGACAATGAGCTTCATTACGTGATCATCGTTTTTGAATCTGATGATATTGATCTCAATGCCAATAAGATCAAAGTGTCTGATTACAATCGTAAGTACCACAACCTAGATAAACTGCGCATTTCCAACGTCTACCTTGGTCAGAGCAATGATGTACCCGTGCTGGTATTGCGTCGCTTTAAAGACAAGGACGCTGCGATGTCCTATTATGATGGTATACAAAAGAATGGAGCAGATTTCATCAATGCCAGTGAAGTGCCTTTCCAAGTCTTTCCCATTACCCAAAGTAATTACCGCGAAGTATTGAGAAATCGCTCGGTAGAAGGGTATGGAGCCTTTTTTCAGGAGAGTTATTAG
- a CDS encoding M23 family metallopeptidase translates to MEELEGKQSMSALQRWRASLNNRYRMSVMNEDTFEEVRSFQLSLMNVYLALSSIVVLVALIVALLIAFTPLKKYLPGFGDVVAREELKELSSEITSLERELEAQTAYAESFRNLLLGKYQSVLESQEGIDSSALENLENIEEVTISAEEMQLRREQELESVGAAARSARQQPISGSRDIPLEQLFFVAPVRGEIIGRFKLKENHNGIDIIAAKGTAIKAAMDGYVILSDYTYDTGYTIGIQHQNGVISFYKHNQELLKEVGSFVKGGEAIAIIGNTGHQTTGPHLHFELWWHGVPVDPADYIRF, encoded by the coding sequence ATGGAAGAATTAGAGGGAAAACAATCAATGAGTGCTTTGCAAAGGTGGCGGGCTAGCCTGAATAATCGTTACCGAATGTCGGTGATGAATGAAGACACTTTTGAAGAAGTACGTTCTTTTCAGCTTAGCTTAATGAATGTCTATCTCGCACTGAGTAGTATCGTGGTGCTGGTCGCATTGATTGTTGCGTTGTTGATAGCGTTTACGCCACTGAAAAAATACTTGCCTGGTTTTGGAGATGTAGTTGCTCGGGAAGAGTTGAAAGAGCTATCCAGTGAAATTACTTCGCTAGAGCGAGAACTGGAAGCTCAAACAGCTTATGCAGAGAGCTTTCGTAATCTTTTGCTAGGGAAATACCAGTCGGTTTTAGAGTCGCAAGAAGGAATTGACTCTTCTGCGCTTGAGAATCTTGAAAATATCGAGGAAGTGACCATTTCCGCCGAAGAAATGCAACTTCGCAGGGAGCAGGAGCTGGAATCCGTTGGTGCTGCCGCACGAAGTGCCCGTCAACAACCTATCTCCGGCAGTCGGGATATTCCTTTGGAACAGCTGTTCTTCGTGGCTCCGGTCCGGGGAGAGATTATTGGAAGATTCAAATTAAAAGAGAATCATAACGGCATCGATATTATTGCGGCTAAAGGAACAGCGATCAAGGCTGCCATGGATGGCTATGTTATTCTCTCTGATTACACCTACGATACGGGGTATACGATCGGCATCCAGCACCAAAATGGGGTGATCTCCTTTTACAAACACAATCAGGAATTACTCAAGGAGGTAGGCTCCTTTGTCAAGGGAGGCGAAGCCATCGCTATAATTGGTAATACAGGGCACCAGACAACAGGCCCCCACCTGCATTTTGAGTTGTGGTGGCACGGCGTTCCTGTTGATCCTGCGGATTATATTAGATTTTAA